One region of Drosophila subobscura isolate 14011-0131.10 chromosome J, UCBerk_Dsub_1.0, whole genome shotgun sequence genomic DNA includes:
- the LOC117895392 gene encoding uncharacterized protein LOC117895392 isoform X2: MSGARTYSKRDPGGDEDGGKEASAESAESLEHLTIPELLDRWAIKKSEKQGAQILRLLELRTKEAEQKDAQRALQQQKNLQKLANCRQKARAQEQARLRDGKLRWSTQEEESKEAKRLAALRKDIEHQILVQQESEARRIREEAVWGRKNEQQKKNRKSNDKSEQKLIQQRERFSHYETLHTEAQQRGEMVNIPMANLKPILKPAPGSATGGGVRYFSQFSKGGGTTVATNSTSTTLVHQQLQRKQTANGDLHGTNGKVAVVANGMRMKAEQQEGKQEAITKTEADNQPAEDASVADGPLALLSNQQPAESDDPELDIVINNVVCTFSVRCHLKLRDIALRGSNVEYRRENGMVTMKLRRPYTTASIWSSGRITCTGATSEEMAKVAARRYARYLGKLDFPTRFQNFRVVNVLGTCSMPWAIKIVNFSTKYPKNASYEPELHPGVTYKMHMPKATLKIFSTGSITVTAASVNDVEAAIQQIYPLVHEFRKQRSPEELQHLRAKQNKNAGITGNTITDANEALALEEQILTIPSSAAGDLVNAAVCNVQRLKQIESYRQMSSQTQEERRHIPFPRDKTEEGLFPHSAASVSSTDNICANARRRATECWATKNKRTRYNDPSGGTLVAAGKTNTATMSASTTASSSNPAIANQSTSTSTSATTITGPILPLSSLTPIGSISGGVSGRPFSLMAARTIPATGTIINLKQSCIKPLNRDALAAFTAASSGSIATAVNSTATAKAVPPPAALKRHSRGGGHN, from the exons ATGAGCGGCGCAAGAACCTACAGTAAGAGGGATCCCGGCGGCGACGAGGACGGTGGCAAGGAGGCGTCTGCCGAGTCGGCTGAATCGCTAGAACATCTCACGATACCAGAGCTCCTAGACCGTTGGGCCATAAAGAAGTCTGAAAAGCAGGGAGCACAGATATTGCGGCTACTCGAACTGCGCACCAAGGAAGCGGAGCAGAAGGACGCACAGCGAGCcctacagcagcagaagaactTGCAGAAGCTAGCGAACTGCCGCCAGAAGGCGCGGGCCCAAGAGCAGGCGCGTCTGCGTGACGGCAAACTCCGCTGGAGTACCCAAGAGGAGGAGTCCAAGGAAGCGAAGCGATTGGCGGCACTACGTAAGGACATTGAGCATCAAATCTTGGTGCAACAGGAATCAGAGGCGAGGCGTATCCGCGAAGAGGCGGTCTGGGGTAGAAAaaacgagcagcagaagaagaacagGAAAAGCAACGATAAATCAGAACAGAAGCTAATTcaacagagggagagattCAGTCATTACGAGACGCTGCACACAGAGGCCCAGCAGCGAGGCGAAATGGTCAACATACCGATGGCAAATCTGAAGCCCATCCTCAAGCCGGCACCTGGATCGGCCACTGGCGGTGGCGTGCGTTACTTTTCACAGTTTAGCAAAGGCGGCGGCACCACTGTCGCCACCAACAGCACTAGCACCACACTcgtgcaccagcagctgcagcgtaAGCAAACGGCCAACGGGGATCTCCATGGCACGAATGGCAAAGTGGCTGTCGTTGCCAATGGCATGCGCAtgaaagcagagcagcaggagggcaAACAGGAAGCTATAACCAAAACAGAGGCAGACAACCAGCCAGCAGAGGATGCTTCCGTCGCAGATGGtccgctggcgctgctcagcaaccagcagccagcagagtcGGACGACCCCGAGCTGGACATTGTAATCAACAATGTGGTGTGCACGTTCAGTGTGCGTTGCCACCTCAAGCTGAGGGACATTGCGCTGCGCGGCTCCAATGTGGAGTATCGCAGGGAGAACGGCATGGTGACCATGAAGCTGCGACGTCCCTATACGACAGCCTCCATTTGGTCATCCGGCAGGATCACCTGCACAGGCGCCACCTCTGAGGAAATG GCCAAAGTGGCGGCCAGGCGGTATGCCCGCTACTTGGGGAAACTCGATTTTCCCACACGCTTTCAGAATTTTCGCGTCGTGAATGTGTTGGGCACCTGCAGCATGCCCTGGGCCATCAAGATTGTTAACTTCTCGACCAAGTATCCGAAGAATGCCAGCTACGAGCCGGAGTTGCATCCAGGCGTCACGTACAAGATGCACATGCCCAAGGCCACGCTGAAGATCTTCTCCACGGGAAGCATAACAGTGACAG CTGCCAGCGTGAACGATGTGGAGGCCGCCATACAGCAGATATATCCATTGGTCCATGAGTTCCGCAAGCAGCGTTCgcccgaggagctgcagcattTGAGGgccaaacagaacaaaaatgCCGGCATCACTGGCAACACCATCACCGACGCCAACGAGGCCCTGGCACTGGAAGAGCAAATCCT GACGATTCCCAGCAGTGCGGCTGGGGATCTGGTCAATGCAGCGGTGTGCAATGTGCAGCGTCTGAAGCAGATCGAATCGTATCGCCAGATGTCCAGCCAGACTCAGGAGGAGCGCCGCCACATACCCTTCCCGCGTGACAAGACCGAGGAAGGGCTCTTCCCCCACTCGGCAGCCAGCGTGTCTTCGACGGATAATATCTGCGCCAATGCCCGACGACGGGCCACCGAATGCTGGGCGACCAAGAACAAACGCACGCGCTACAATGATCCCAGTGGCGGCACACTAGTGGCTGCTGGTAAGACTAATACTGCGACGATGAGTGCCAGTACCACCGCCTCCTCGTCCAATCCCGCCATCGCCAACCAAtcaaccagcaccagcacatcCGCCACCACCATTACCGGGCCCATTCTGCCGCTCTCCTCGCTTACGCCCATTGGCAGCATTAGTGGCGGGGTCAGCGGCAGACCATTTAGCCTGATGGCCGCACGCACTATCCCTGCCACGGGGACGATCATCAACCTAAAGCAAAGCTGCATTAAGCCATTGAATCGCGATGCTCTGGCCGCATTCACCGCTGCCTCCAGTGGTAGCATCGCTACCGCCGTCAattccactgccacagccaaggCTGTACCACCTCCAGCTGCACTCAAGCGGCACTCCCGTGGAGGAGGACACAATTAA
- the LOC117895392 gene encoding uncharacterized protein LOC117895392 isoform X1, whose protein sequence is MSGARTYSKRDPGGDEDGGKEASAESAESLEHLTIPELLDRWAIKKSEKQGAQILRLLELRTKEAEQKDAQRALQQQKNLQKLANCRQKARAQEQARLRDGKLRWSTQEEESKEAKRLAALRKDIEHQILVQQESEARRIREEAVWGRKNEQQKKNRKSNDKSEQKLIQQRERFSHYETLHTEAQQRGEMVNIPMANLKPILKPAPGSATGGGVRYFSQFSKGGGTTVATNSTSTTLVHQQLQRKQTANGDLHGTNGKVAVVANGMRMKAEQQEGKQEAITKTEADNQPAEDASVADGPLALLSNQQPAESDDPELDIVINNVVCTFSVRCHLKLRDIALRGSNVEYRRENGMVTMKLRRPYTTASIWSSGRITCTGATSEEMAKVAARRYARYLGKLDFPTRFQNFRVVNVLGTCSMPWAIKIVNFSTKYPKNASYEPELHPGVTYKMHMPKATLKIFSTGSITVTAASVNDVEAAIQQIYPLVHEFRKQRSPEELQHLRAKQNKNAGITGNTITDANEALALEEQILTQSKMQSRSDILVNATAAHAKTIPSSAAGDLVNAAVCNVQRLKQIESYRQMSSQTQEERRHIPFPRDKTEEGLFPHSAASVSSTDNICANARRRATECWATKNKRTRYNDPSGGTLVAAGKTNTATMSASTTASSSNPAIANQSTSTSTSATTITGPILPLSSLTPIGSISGGVSGRPFSLMAARTIPATGTIINLKQSCIKPLNRDALAAFTAASSGSIATAVNSTATAKAVPPPAALKRHSRGGGHN, encoded by the exons ATGAGCGGCGCAAGAACCTACAGTAAGAGGGATCCCGGCGGCGACGAGGACGGTGGCAAGGAGGCGTCTGCCGAGTCGGCTGAATCGCTAGAACATCTCACGATACCAGAGCTCCTAGACCGTTGGGCCATAAAGAAGTCTGAAAAGCAGGGAGCACAGATATTGCGGCTACTCGAACTGCGCACCAAGGAAGCGGAGCAGAAGGACGCACAGCGAGCcctacagcagcagaagaactTGCAGAAGCTAGCGAACTGCCGCCAGAAGGCGCGGGCCCAAGAGCAGGCGCGTCTGCGTGACGGCAAACTCCGCTGGAGTACCCAAGAGGAGGAGTCCAAGGAAGCGAAGCGATTGGCGGCACTACGTAAGGACATTGAGCATCAAATCTTGGTGCAACAGGAATCAGAGGCGAGGCGTATCCGCGAAGAGGCGGTCTGGGGTAGAAAaaacgagcagcagaagaagaacagGAAAAGCAACGATAAATCAGAACAGAAGCTAATTcaacagagggagagattCAGTCATTACGAGACGCTGCACACAGAGGCCCAGCAGCGAGGCGAAATGGTCAACATACCGATGGCAAATCTGAAGCCCATCCTCAAGCCGGCACCTGGATCGGCCACTGGCGGTGGCGTGCGTTACTTTTCACAGTTTAGCAAAGGCGGCGGCACCACTGTCGCCACCAACAGCACTAGCACCACACTcgtgcaccagcagctgcagcgtaAGCAAACGGCCAACGGGGATCTCCATGGCACGAATGGCAAAGTGGCTGTCGTTGCCAATGGCATGCGCAtgaaagcagagcagcaggagggcaAACAGGAAGCTATAACCAAAACAGAGGCAGACAACCAGCCAGCAGAGGATGCTTCCGTCGCAGATGGtccgctggcgctgctcagcaaccagcagccagcagagtcGGACGACCCCGAGCTGGACATTGTAATCAACAATGTGGTGTGCACGTTCAGTGTGCGTTGCCACCTCAAGCTGAGGGACATTGCGCTGCGCGGCTCCAATGTGGAGTATCGCAGGGAGAACGGCATGGTGACCATGAAGCTGCGACGTCCCTATACGACAGCCTCCATTTGGTCATCCGGCAGGATCACCTGCACAGGCGCCACCTCTGAGGAAATG GCCAAAGTGGCGGCCAGGCGGTATGCCCGCTACTTGGGGAAACTCGATTTTCCCACACGCTTTCAGAATTTTCGCGTCGTGAATGTGTTGGGCACCTGCAGCATGCCCTGGGCCATCAAGATTGTTAACTTCTCGACCAAGTATCCGAAGAATGCCAGCTACGAGCCGGAGTTGCATCCAGGCGTCACGTACAAGATGCACATGCCCAAGGCCACGCTGAAGATCTTCTCCACGGGAAGCATAACAGTGACAG CTGCCAGCGTGAACGATGTGGAGGCCGCCATACAGCAGATATATCCATTGGTCCATGAGTTCCGCAAGCAGCGTTCgcccgaggagctgcagcattTGAGGgccaaacagaacaaaaatgCCGGCATCACTGGCAACACCATCACCGACGCCAACGAGGCCCTGGCACTGGAAGAGCAAATCCTGACCCAATCAAAGATGCAGTCACGCAGCGACATCTTGGTGAATGCCACCGCTGCCCATGCCAAGACGATTCCCAGCAGTGCGGCTGGGGATCTGGTCAATGCAGCGGTGTGCAATGTGCAGCGTCTGAAGCAGATCGAATCGTATCGCCAGATGTCCAGCCAGACTCAGGAGGAGCGCCGCCACATACCCTTCCCGCGTGACAAGACCGAGGAAGGGCTCTTCCCCCACTCGGCAGCCAGCGTGTCTTCGACGGATAATATCTGCGCCAATGCCCGACGACGGGCCACCGAATGCTGGGCGACCAAGAACAAACGCACGCGCTACAATGATCCCAGTGGCGGCACACTAGTGGCTGCTGGTAAGACTAATACTGCGACGATGAGTGCCAGTACCACCGCCTCCTCGTCCAATCCCGCCATCGCCAACCAAtcaaccagcaccagcacatcCGCCACCACCATTACCGGGCCCATTCTGCCGCTCTCCTCGCTTACGCCCATTGGCAGCATTAGTGGCGGGGTCAGCGGCAGACCATTTAGCCTGATGGCCGCACGCACTATCCCTGCCACGGGGACGATCATCAACCTAAAGCAAAGCTGCATTAAGCCATTGAATCGCGATGCTCTGGCCGCATTCACCGCTGCCTCCAGTGGTAGCATCGCTACCGCCGTCAattccactgccacagccaaggCTGTACCACCTCCAGCTGCACTCAAGCGGCACTCCCGTGGAGGAGGACACAATTAA
- the LOC117895393 gene encoding HBS1-like protein isoform X2, producing the protein MSRHRIVRTMDYNDEYDDAQQWLYDRERGRQSISAFISKNKDIKEEGEHDEDDEDEAYEKARRDSESFQMPELDEMEQAKLSSCVDEVRSVVGDAVSERRIVETSMKFDYDIQKILDEILNEETKKSAKPALRPKVPVPIAATTVKSASKPTPPAKISLKEPRRGFEIASPKLPSSPVVSGRNTPVDVGGDNDLSRTSASVFKVSKDQAQRNAQQLYEKERSDQKSHIHMIVIGHVDAGKSTLMGHLLYDTGNVSQRVMHKHEQESKKLGKQSFMYAWVLDETGEERARGITMDVGQSRIETKTKIVTLLDAPGHKDFIPNMISGATQADVALLVVDATRGEFESGFELGGQTREHAILVRSLGVNQLGVVINKLDTVGWSQERFTEIVTKLKSFLKQAGFKESDVSFTPCSGLTGENLTKKAQEAALTSWYSGRPLLDVIENFKIPERALDRPLRMSVSDIYKGTGSGFCISGRVETGVMCVNDKVLVGASREQAQVKSLTMDEFPQTSVFAGDQIAVTLAGVDINNITVGCIISDPQTPIPVTTRFQARIIVFSVKVPITMGFPVLLHHQSLIEPAVVCKLTASIHKSTGEVVKKKPRCLGSNSCALVELETSRPICIERYADFKELGRVMLRVAGVTIAAGMVTKIR; encoded by the exons ATGTCGCGCCACAGGATTGTACGGACAATGGATTACAACGACGAATACGATG ATGCCCAACAGTGGCTCTACGACCGGGAGCGGGGCAGACAGAGCATCTCCGCGTTCATCAGCAAGaacaaggacatcaaggaggAGGGCGAGcacgacgaggatgatgaggaCGAGGCCTACGAGAAGGCCAGACGCGACTCGGAGAGCTTCCAGATGCCCGAACTGGACGAAATGGAGCAAGCCAAGCTGAGCTCCTGCGTGGACGAGGTGCGCAGTGTGGTGGGCGACGCCGTGTCCGAGCGTCGCATCGTGGAGACCTCCATGAAGTTTGACTACGACATACAGAAGATCCTAGACGAGATCCTCAACGAGGAGACCAAGAAATCGGCCAAGCCTGCGCTCAGACCGAAGGTGCCCGTGCCCATTGCCGCGACGACCGTAAAGTCTGCCAGCAAGCCCACGCCACCGGCCAAGATCAGCCTGAAGGAGCCACGGCGTGGCTTTGAAATAGCCTCCCCCAAGCTGCCGTCCTCCCCCGTCGTTTCAGGCAGAAACACGCCCGTGGATGTGGGCGGGGACAACGATTTGTCACGCACTTCCGCGAGCGTGTTTAAGGTGTCCAAAGACCAGGCCCAGCGCAACGCACAGCAGCTGTACGAGAAGGAGCGCTCGGACCAGAagagccacatccacatgaTTGTCATCGGCCATGTGGACGCAGGGAAGAGCACGCTGATGGGGCACCTGCTGTATGACACGGGCAACGTGTCGCAGCGCGTGATGCACAAGCACGAGCAGGAGTCCAAGAAGCTGGGCAAACAGAGCTTCATGTACGCCTGGGTGCTGGACGAGACCGGCGAGGAGCGTGCCCGCGGCATCACCATGGACGTGGGCCAGTCGCGTATCGAGACAAAGACCAAGATTGTGACGCTGCTGGATGCGCCCGGGCACAAGGATTTCATACCCAACATGATCTCCGGCGCCACCCAAGCGGATGTCGCACTCCTCGTGGTGGATGCCACGCGGGGCGAATTCGAGTCTGGCTTCGAGCTGGGCGGACAGACCCGCGAGCATGCCATCCTCGTGCGTTCGCTGGGCGTCAACCAGCTGGGCGTGGTCATCAATAAGCTGGACACTGTCGGCTGGTCGCAGGAGCGATTCACGGAGATTGTCACCAAACTGAAGTCCTTCCTCAAGCAGGCGGGCTTCAAGGAGTCGGACGTCAGCTTCACACCCTGCTCTGGCCTCACCGGCGAGAACCTCACCAAGAAAGCACAGGAGGCTGCGCTCACCAGCTGGTACAGTGGTCGCCCCCTGCTGGACGTCATCGAGAACTTCAAGATCCCCGAGCGAGCGCTAGACAGGCCGCTGCGGATGTCCGTCTCGGATATCTACAAGGGCACTGGATCGGGCTTCTGCATTTCCGGCAGAGTGGAGACTGGCGTGATGTGTGTGAACGACAAGGTGCTGGTCGGAGCCAGCCGGGAGCAGGCACAGGTCAAGTCTCTTACCATGGACGAGTTCCCGCAGACGAGCGTCTTTGCGGGCGATCAGATAGCAGTGACGCTGGCCGGCGTGGACATCAACAACATAACCGTCGGCTGCATCATCAGCGACCCGCAGACGCCCATACCCGTGACGACACGCTTCCAGGCCCGCATCATCGTCTTCAGCGTCAAGGTGCCCATCACCATGGGATTTCCGGTGCTGCTGCACCACCAATCGCTCATCGAGCCAGCTGTGGTGTGCAAGCTGACAGCATCCATACACAAGAGCACCGGCGAGGTGGTCAAGAAGAAGCCGCGCTGCCTGGGCAGCAACTCCTGCGCCCTCGTCGAGCTGGAGACGAGTCGCCCCATTTGCATAGAGCGGTACGCGGACTTCAAGGAACTCGGACGTGTCATGCTGCGGGTGGCTGGAGTCACGATTGCCGCTGGAATGGTCACAAAGATACGCTAA
- the LOC117895393 gene encoding HBS1-like protein isoform X1 — protein sequence MSRHRIVRTMDYNDEYDGYDDVYGHSVDDDHCISPTDAQQWLYDRERGRQSISAFISKNKDIKEEGEHDEDDEDEAYEKARRDSESFQMPELDEMEQAKLSSCVDEVRSVVGDAVSERRIVETSMKFDYDIQKILDEILNEETKKSAKPALRPKVPVPIAATTVKSASKPTPPAKISLKEPRRGFEIASPKLPSSPVVSGRNTPVDVGGDNDLSRTSASVFKVSKDQAQRNAQQLYEKERSDQKSHIHMIVIGHVDAGKSTLMGHLLYDTGNVSQRVMHKHEQESKKLGKQSFMYAWVLDETGEERARGITMDVGQSRIETKTKIVTLLDAPGHKDFIPNMISGATQADVALLVVDATRGEFESGFELGGQTREHAILVRSLGVNQLGVVINKLDTVGWSQERFTEIVTKLKSFLKQAGFKESDVSFTPCSGLTGENLTKKAQEAALTSWYSGRPLLDVIENFKIPERALDRPLRMSVSDIYKGTGSGFCISGRVETGVMCVNDKVLVGASREQAQVKSLTMDEFPQTSVFAGDQIAVTLAGVDINNITVGCIISDPQTPIPVTTRFQARIIVFSVKVPITMGFPVLLHHQSLIEPAVVCKLTASIHKSTGEVVKKKPRCLGSNSCALVELETSRPICIERYADFKELGRVMLRVAGVTIAAGMVTKIR from the coding sequence ATGTCGCGCCACAGGATTGTACGGACAATGGATTACAACGACGAATACGATGGTTACGATGACGTCTACGGGCACTCCGTCGATGATGATCACTGCATTTCGCCCACAGATGCCCAACAGTGGCTCTACGACCGGGAGCGGGGCAGACAGAGCATCTCCGCGTTCATCAGCAAGaacaaggacatcaaggaggAGGGCGAGcacgacgaggatgatgaggaCGAGGCCTACGAGAAGGCCAGACGCGACTCGGAGAGCTTCCAGATGCCCGAACTGGACGAAATGGAGCAAGCCAAGCTGAGCTCCTGCGTGGACGAGGTGCGCAGTGTGGTGGGCGACGCCGTGTCCGAGCGTCGCATCGTGGAGACCTCCATGAAGTTTGACTACGACATACAGAAGATCCTAGACGAGATCCTCAACGAGGAGACCAAGAAATCGGCCAAGCCTGCGCTCAGACCGAAGGTGCCCGTGCCCATTGCCGCGACGACCGTAAAGTCTGCCAGCAAGCCCACGCCACCGGCCAAGATCAGCCTGAAGGAGCCACGGCGTGGCTTTGAAATAGCCTCCCCCAAGCTGCCGTCCTCCCCCGTCGTTTCAGGCAGAAACACGCCCGTGGATGTGGGCGGGGACAACGATTTGTCACGCACTTCCGCGAGCGTGTTTAAGGTGTCCAAAGACCAGGCCCAGCGCAACGCACAGCAGCTGTACGAGAAGGAGCGCTCGGACCAGAagagccacatccacatgaTTGTCATCGGCCATGTGGACGCAGGGAAGAGCACGCTGATGGGGCACCTGCTGTATGACACGGGCAACGTGTCGCAGCGCGTGATGCACAAGCACGAGCAGGAGTCCAAGAAGCTGGGCAAACAGAGCTTCATGTACGCCTGGGTGCTGGACGAGACCGGCGAGGAGCGTGCCCGCGGCATCACCATGGACGTGGGCCAGTCGCGTATCGAGACAAAGACCAAGATTGTGACGCTGCTGGATGCGCCCGGGCACAAGGATTTCATACCCAACATGATCTCCGGCGCCACCCAAGCGGATGTCGCACTCCTCGTGGTGGATGCCACGCGGGGCGAATTCGAGTCTGGCTTCGAGCTGGGCGGACAGACCCGCGAGCATGCCATCCTCGTGCGTTCGCTGGGCGTCAACCAGCTGGGCGTGGTCATCAATAAGCTGGACACTGTCGGCTGGTCGCAGGAGCGATTCACGGAGATTGTCACCAAACTGAAGTCCTTCCTCAAGCAGGCGGGCTTCAAGGAGTCGGACGTCAGCTTCACACCCTGCTCTGGCCTCACCGGCGAGAACCTCACCAAGAAAGCACAGGAGGCTGCGCTCACCAGCTGGTACAGTGGTCGCCCCCTGCTGGACGTCATCGAGAACTTCAAGATCCCCGAGCGAGCGCTAGACAGGCCGCTGCGGATGTCCGTCTCGGATATCTACAAGGGCACTGGATCGGGCTTCTGCATTTCCGGCAGAGTGGAGACTGGCGTGATGTGTGTGAACGACAAGGTGCTGGTCGGAGCCAGCCGGGAGCAGGCACAGGTCAAGTCTCTTACCATGGACGAGTTCCCGCAGACGAGCGTCTTTGCGGGCGATCAGATAGCAGTGACGCTGGCCGGCGTGGACATCAACAACATAACCGTCGGCTGCATCATCAGCGACCCGCAGACGCCCATACCCGTGACGACACGCTTCCAGGCCCGCATCATCGTCTTCAGCGTCAAGGTGCCCATCACCATGGGATTTCCGGTGCTGCTGCACCACCAATCGCTCATCGAGCCAGCTGTGGTGTGCAAGCTGACAGCATCCATACACAAGAGCACCGGCGAGGTGGTCAAGAAGAAGCCGCGCTGCCTGGGCAGCAACTCCTGCGCCCTCGTCGAGCTGGAGACGAGTCGCCCCATTTGCATAGAGCGGTACGCGGACTTCAAGGAACTCGGACGTGTCATGCTGCGGGTGGCTGGAGTCACGATTGCCGCTGGAATGGTCACAAAGATACGCTAA
- the LOC117895395 gene encoding ras-related protein Rap1 encodes MREYKIVVLGSGGVGKSALTVQFVQCIFVEKYDPTIEDSYRKQVEVDGQQCMLEILDTAGTEQFTAMRDLYMKNGQGFVLVYSITAQSTFNDLQDLREQILRVKDTDDVPMVLVGNKCDLEEERVVGKELGKSLANQFNCAFMETSAKAKVNVNDIFYDLVRQINKKSPEKKQKKPKKSLCVLL; translated from the coding sequence ATGCGTGAATACAAAATTGTGGTTctgggcagcggcggcgtgGGCAAGTCCGCCCTCACAGTGCAGTTTGTGCAGTGCATTTTTGTGGAGAAGTATGACCCCACCATCGAGGACAGCTACCGCAAGCAGGTGGAGGTGGACGGACAGCAGTGCATGCTGGAAATCCTCGACACGGCCGGCACGGAGCAATTCACGGCCATGCGGGATCTGTATATGAAGAACGGACAGGGATTCGTGCTGGTGTATTCGATAACGGCGCAGTCGACGTTCAATGATCTGCAGGACCTGCGCGAGCAGATACTGAGGGTAAAGGATACCGACGATGTGCCCATGGTGCTGGTGGGCAACAAGTGCGATCTCGAGGAGGAGCGAGTCGTCGGCAAGGAGCTGGGCAAGAGCCTGGCCAACCAGTTCAATTGCGCCTTCATGGAGACctcagccaaagccaaagtgaatgtgaatgaTATTTTCTACGATTTGGTTAGGCAGATCAATAAGAAGTCAcccgaaaagaaacaaaagaaaccgaaaaagTCCCTATGTGTTCTGCTATAA